The following are from one region of the Vitis riparia cultivar Riparia Gloire de Montpellier isolate 1030 chromosome 14, EGFV_Vit.rip_1.0, whole genome shotgun sequence genome:
- the LOC117929866 gene encoding uncharacterized protein LOC117929866 isoform X1 → MADGTIDFPDDLLSTKAPDEHWTDKDEVLGGKGDGKVLMGLLDGLKDQATSESSIPLSPQWLYAKPVEAKILIGGTSGETRAPNPIPHGNSTDPNQKDGWRLDGSQDKKDWRRTAADIESSRRWREEERETGLLGRRDRRKEERRADAIPTRETAESRALTSSDRWHDNNRSSVHEPRRDNKWSSRWGPEDKEKDSRTEKRTDVEKEDPHVDKQSFSANRTAAERDNDSRDKWRPRHRMEVHVGGSATYRTAPGFGLERGRVEGSNVRFAPGRGKPNASGRLQIGRPLSAGSSGFVPGDKNDNVFGKSAYCYPRGKLLDIYRKQNTVPAFDTIPVEMEQVPSITQVDSIGPLAFVAPDSDEEAVLGDIWKGKITTSGVFYSSFREKNVGSDENLTGIGDLTLTEGKQVSLNNTEFDYESLGKTADDQAYQGDPHKEGEQDFVSPIGVAVTDDLTPAVSNRYDFSSLRELDSTGHNELKPLQNQQWTDSAPKHLKLKHTEAALSSEISTQLPDDSSSLFDFSSIEKISSSNQDLLKGNNVAFSLERTIPPEELSLCYCDPQGVTQGPFLGIDIISWFEQGFFGADLPVRLSDAPDGSPFQELGEIMPHLKNKARSASSSDLVTKSEKSDAFGDGLGESIPDLASAKVSAVLNDQQWESSVFEDSSGVYVQPRIPKQECPVEPQYTEDQGFQNFVALDEKVAFLGESATSSGNMRKLSANVHGSFPDLSSRPSFANEFAETGVSMDNDDKLHPFGLLMSELRGSHMRSSQSSNLPSNIGDQSHFIDTLHERDALLPRQSSLGAVSDQSLVAETWSDDYRRNICSNSSVHQGAIDARHLSRMEQEFSGYDLAEHLMPQKLQKEQLQPQNRPSPHPTSHFIGSGVEQFPGFSFSQSKNPVLQQSVHHPAQDMEHLLELKLQHQREFELHQRHQFHQQQLHHHQMKLQQQQQQQQLQQSHIQQLLLEQLRHHHMSDPGFGQSKMDLMGDNMLDQALLRKGLLHELQQNSFASRHLDPSLEQIIQAKIGQNAHRGRPNDLLELISQVKHGNAFPSEQQLRFHQEQLHARQLSLALRQQMGIEGERRAGGLWPVDEADQFIRTSAGRHQAQLAGLNPLEFYQQQQRLSSHEEQLSQLKRNLAVQEQLQRGFYEPTSVAFERPMPSGAPGMNLDNVNARFQGLDIQDRHPYMHSIDPMGSFSSGIPSQHHQVSDWLHASHPDAIESRSRNNGRSENCWLEPGMKQLHFEVERRKMEPEVSVASTDSSLWALAGDDEEKSKRVLMDMLHQKLNLQSTQSSEVDHQHSISSYKSRDSFGLFPESSSSNLPPNLLPDQIVSLNNTLTEGSPNSNSSNLRQNHLLNVYANEQFNNLENRERFPLRSNSGALGEQPLFSSTLETSQIGFVDSSSIGNSSMGKEFSELEGKKGKKRGSKSRTEMSRSVSEIEGNLSEQAEDAMDHGELLVNAHSRHTSLSNAGGNAGLYNHDIGLDKACQDDVSNERLSSIVSNELDNSMLKRPPVSRVLSSDVLLEAAPAPVVKQKNNIDDWRQNSAGNPMTNRMAETQTSAKKDMRFRRTSSCTDAAVSETSFIDMLKKPVPEADATNGAALESSDCSVQSGRSGKKKGKKGRQLDPALLGFKVSSNRILMGEIQRLED, encoded by the exons GATGAACACTGGACCGACAAAG ATGAAGTATTGGGAGGAAAGGGTGATGGGAAGGTGCTTATGGGACTACTTGATGGGTTGAAAG ATCAAGCAACATCAGAGAGTAGCATACCTCTGTCCCCACAGTGGCTTTATGCCAAGCCAGTCGAGGCAAAGATATTGATTGGTGGCACATCAGGG GAAACGCGAGCACCAAACCCTATACCCCATGGAAACTCTACTGATCCCAATCAGAAAGATGGCTGGCGTTTAGATGGATCTCAGGACAAGAAAGACTGGAGGAGGACTGCTGCTGACATTGAAAGCAGTCGTCGCTGGCGTGAAGAGGAGAGAGAAACAGGCTTACTTGGTAGACGAGATCGCAGAAAAGAAGAACGTCGTGCTGATGCCATTCCTACAAGAGAAACTGCTGAGAGTAGAGCTTTAACTTCTTCTGATCGCTGGCATGATAATAACCGTAGTTCTGTGCATGAACCTCGGAGAGATAACAAGTGGTCATCAAGGTGGGGTCCTGAAGATAAAGAGAAGGATTCTCGAACTGAGAAGAGGACAGATGTGGAAAAGGAAGACCCTCATGTTGACAAGCAATCTTTTAGTGCCAACCGCACAGCCGCAGAGCGTGACAATGATTCACGTGATAAATGGAGACCACGGCATCGTATGGAAGTTCATGTAGGTGGATCAGCTACATATCGTACTGCACCAGGATTTGGATTGGAGAGAGGACGAGTGGAGGGTTCAAATGTGCGATTTGCTCCTGGACGAGGAAAGCCAAATGCTAGTGGACGTCTACAAATTGGCAGGCCTCTTTCTGCTGGTTCTAGTGGTTTTGTTCCGGGAGATAAGAATGACAATGTATTTGGGAAATCTGCGTATTGTTACCCAAGGGGAAAGCTTCTGGACATTTACCGCAAGCAAAATACAGTTCCTGCTTTTGATACCATACCTGTTGAGATGGAGCAAGTGCCCTCAATAACACAAGTAGACTCAATTGGGCCATTGGCTTTTGTGGCGCCTGATTCTGATGAAGAG GCTGTTCTTGGAGATATATGGAAGGGAAAAATCACTACCAGTGGAGTATTCTACAGCTCATTTAGAGAGAAGAATGTGGGATCAGATGAAAACCTTACAG gcaTTGGTGACTTAACACTGACTGAAGGGAAACAGGTTTCCTTGAATAATACTGAATTTGATTATGAATCTTTGGGAAAGACTGCTGATGATCAAGCATATCAAG gAGATCCACATAAAGAAGGTGAACAGGATTTTGTGTCCCCAATTGGTGTGGCAGTGACTGATGATTTGACTCCTGCAGTTTCAAATAGATATGATTTCAGCAGTTTGAGGGAGCTTGACAGTACTGGACATAATGAACTGAAGCCTCTTCAAAATCAGCAGTGGACAGATTCTGCTCCAAAACACTTGAAGTTGAAACACACTGAGGCAGCTTTGTCTTCTGAAATCAGTACCCAGCTTCCTGATGATTCAAGTTCTTTATTTGACTTCTCTTCTATAGAGAAAATTTCTAGTAGCAACCAGGACCTTTTAAAGGGCAATAATGTGGCCTTCTCATTAGAAAGGACTATCCCACCTGAGGAGTTAAGTTTATGTTATTGTGATCCTCAAGGGGTAACTCAGGGACCTTTTCTGGGAATTGACATCATTTCATGGTTTGAGCAAGGATTTTTTGGAGCTGACTTACCTGTACGATTGTCAGATGCTCCTGATGGGTCTCCTTTTCAAGAACTTGGCGAGATCATGCCACATCTGAAAAATAAAGCTAGGTCTGCCTCCAGCTCTGATCTAGTTACCAAGTCAGAAAAATCTGATGCTTTTGGAGATGGATTGGGAGAGAGTATTCCTGACCTTGCTTCAGCCAAGGTTTCAGCTGTCTTGAATGATCAGCAGTGGGAATCTTCTGTATTTGAGGATAGCTCAGGTGTTTATGTTCAGCCAAGAATACCTAAACAGGAGTGTCCTGTTGAACCCCAGTATACTGAAGATCAAGGCTTCCAAAATTTTGTTGCACTTGATGAGA AAGTCGCCTTTCTTGGAGAGTCTGCAACTAGCAGTGGCAATATGAGGAAACTCTCTGCTAATGTTCATGGTTCATTTCCTGATTTGAGCAGCCGCCCATCTTTCGCAAATGAATTTGCAGAAACTGGTGTGTCTATGGATAATGATGATAAGTTGCATCCCTTTGGTCTGTTAATGTCTGAGCTCAGAGGCTCCCACATGAGGTCTAGTCAGTCATCAAATTTACCTTCAAATATAGGTGATCAGAGTCACTTTATAGATACCTTGCATGAGAGAGATGCCCTGTTGCCCAGACAGAGTTCATTAGGTGCTGTGTCTGATCAATCTCTTGTTGCAGAGACATGGTCTGATGATTATAGAAGAAATATATGTTCTAACTCCAGTGTTCATCAAGGTGCCATAGATGCCCGGCATTTATCTCGCATGGAGCAAGAATTCAGTGGCTATGACTTGGCAGAGCACCTGATGCCACAAAAGTTGCAAAAGGAACAACTTCAACCACAGAACCGTCCATCTCCTCATCCCACATCTCATTTTATTGGATCAGGTGTGGAGCAATTTCCTGGTTTTTCTTTTAGTCAGAGCAAGAACCCTGTTCTCCAACAGTCAGTCCACCATCCAGCACAAGATATGGAACATCTTTTGGAGCTTAAGTTACAACATCAGCGAGAGTTTGAGCTTCATCAACGACATCAGTTTCATCAACAGCAGCTTCATCACCACCAAATGAAattgcagcagcagcagcagcagcagcagctgcAGCAGTCTCATATTCAACAATTGCTTCTTGAACAGTTGCGGCATCATCACATGTCTGATCCGGGTTTTGGGCAGTCAAAGATGGACCTTATGGGAGACAACATGCTTGATCAGGCTTTGTTGAGGAAAGGCCTTCTCCATGAATTGCAGCAGAATTCGTTTGCTTCAAGGCACCTGGATCCATCTCTAGAACAGATCATTCAAGCAAAGATTGGTCAGAATGCACATAGAGGACGACCAAATGATTTATTGGAGCTCATATCACAGGTGAAGCATGGGAATGCATTCCCTTCAGAACAGCAGCTTCGTTTTCACCAAGAACAGTTGCATGCAAGGCAGTTATCTCTGGCATTGAGGCAGCAGATGGGGATTGAGGGAGAGAGGCGTGCTGGTGGGCTCTGGCCAGTTGATGAAGCTGATCAATTCATCAGGACTTCTGCTGGCCGTCACCAAGCTCAGTTGGCAGGGTTGAACCCTTTAGAATTTTACCAGCAACAGCAGAGGCTTTCCTCCCATGAAGAACAACTAAGCCAACTTAAACGGAATCTTGCTGTACAGGAGCAACTACAACGAGGGTTTTATGAGCCTACTTCTGTTGCATTTGAGAGGCCGATGCCTTCTGGTGCTCCTGGGATGAACTTGGATAATGTAAATGCTCGTTTTCAAGGTCTAGACATTCAAGATCGGCATCCTTATATGCATTCCATTGACCCCATGGGTTCTTTCTCTTCTGGTATCCCATCTCAACACCACCAAGTTTCAGACTGGTTACATGCTTCTCATCCAGATGCAATTGAGTCCCGCTCCAGGAACAATGGGCGGTCAGAAAATTGTTGGCTAGAACCAGGGATGAAACAATTACATTTTGAAGTTGAGCGACGGAAGATGGAGCCTGAAGTTTCTGTAGCTTCTACAGATTCAAGTTTATGGGCTTTGGCTGGAGATGATGAGGAAAAATCAAAGAGAGTTTTGATGGACATGCTCCACCAAAAACTGAATCTTCAATCTACACAGTCATCAGAAGTGGACCATCAACATTCTATATCATCTTATAAAAGTCGGGATTCGTTTGGACTATTTCCTGAGTCAAGTTCTTCAAATCTTCCTCCTAATCTTCTACCAGATCAAATAGTCAGTCTAAACAACACATTAACAGAAGGGTCCCCAAATTCCAATTCAAGCAACTTGCGGCAAAATCATTTACTTAATGTTTATGCGAATGAGCAATTTAACAATTTGGAAAACAGGGAAAGATTTCCCCTTAGATCTAATTCTGGAGCATTAGGAGAACAGCCATTATTTTCAAGCACACTAGAGACTTCTCAGATTGGTTTTGTGGACTCTAGCTCGATTGGGAATTCATCAATGGGCAAAGAATTCTCAGAGCTGGAGGGAAAGAAAGGGAAGAAGCGTGGGTCCAAAAGCAGAACGGAAATGAGCCGGTCAGTTTCAGAGATTGAAGGTAACTTATCTGAGCAAGCTGAAGATGCCATGGATCATGGGGAGCTGCTAGTAAATGCCCATAGCAGGCATACATCACTGAGCAATGCTG GTGGAAATGCAGGCTTATACAACCATGACATTGGATTAGATAAAGCATGCCAAGATGATGTTTCTAATGAAAG GCTATCATCTATTGTATCCAATGAGCTTGATAATTCAATGCTTAAACGCCCACCAGTTTCTCGAGTCTTGTCTTCAGATGTTCTGTTGGAGGCGGCCCCAGCTCCAGTTGTCAAGCAGAAAAACAATATAGATG ATTGGAGACAGAATTCTGCTGGGAATCCAATGACGAACAGGATGGCTGAAACTCAGACATCTGCCAAGAAAGACATGCGGTTTAGGCG
- the LOC117929866 gene encoding uncharacterized protein LOC117929866 isoform X3, producing the protein MADGTIDFPDDLLSTKAPDEHWTDKDQATSESSIPLSPQWLYAKPVEAKILIGGTSGETRAPNPIPHGNSTDPNQKDGWRLDGSQDKKDWRRTAADIESSRRWREEERETGLLGRRDRRKEERRADAIPTRETAESRALTSSDRWHDNNRSSVHEPRRDNKWSSRWGPEDKEKDSRTEKRTDVEKEDPHVDKQSFSANRTAAERDNDSRDKWRPRHRMEVHVGGSATYRTAPGFGLERGRVEGSNVRFAPGRGKPNASGRLQIGRPLSAGSSGFVPGDKNDNVFGKSAYCYPRGKLLDIYRKQNTVPAFDTIPVEMEQVPSITQVDSIGPLAFVAPDSDEEAVLGDIWKGKITTSGVFYSSFREKNVGSDENLTGIGDLTLTEGKQVSLNNTEFDYESLGKTADDQAYQGDPHKEGEQDFVSPIGVAVTDDLTPAVSNRYDFSSLRELDSTGHNELKPLQNQQWTDSAPKHLKLKHTEAALSSEISTQLPDDSSSLFDFSSIEKISSSNQDLLKGNNVAFSLERTIPPEELSLCYCDPQGVTQGPFLGIDIISWFEQGFFGADLPVRLSDAPDGSPFQELGEIMPHLKNKARSASSSDLVTKSEKSDAFGDGLGESIPDLASAKVSAVLNDQQWESSVFEDSSGVYVQPRIPKQECPVEPQYTEDQGFQNFVALDEKVAFLGESATSSGNMRKLSANVHGSFPDLSSRPSFANEFAETGVSMDNDDKLHPFGLLMSELRGSHMRSSQSSNLPSNIGDQSHFIDTLHERDALLPRQSSLGAVSDQSLVAETWSDDYRRNICSNSSVHQGAIDARHLSRMEQEFSGYDLAEHLMPQKLQKEQLQPQNRPSPHPTSHFIGSGVEQFPGFSFSQSKNPVLQQSVHHPAQDMEHLLELKLQHQREFELHQRHQFHQQQLHHHQMKLQQQQQQQQLQQSHIQQLLLEQLRHHHMSDPGFGQSKMDLMGDNMLDQALLRKGLLHELQQNSFASRHLDPSLEQIIQAKIGQNAHRGRPNDLLELISQVKHGNAFPSEQQLRFHQEQLHARQLSLALRQQMGIEGERRAGGLWPVDEADQFIRTSAGRHQAQLAGLNPLEFYQQQQRLSSHEEQLSQLKRNLAVQEQLQRGFYEPTSVAFERPMPSGAPGMNLDNVNARFQGLDIQDRHPYMHSIDPMGSFSSGIPSQHHQVSDWLHASHPDAIESRSRNNGRSENCWLEPGMKQLHFEVERRKMEPEVSVASTDSSLWALAGDDEEKSKRVLMDMLHQKLNLQSTQSSEVDHQHSISSYKSRDSFGLFPESSSSNLPPNLLPDQIVSLNNTLTEGSPNSNSSNLRQNHLLNVYANEQFNNLENRERFPLRSNSGALGEQPLFSSTLETSQIGFVDSSSIGNSSMGKEFSELEGKKGKKRGSKSRTEMSRSVSEIEGNLSEQAEDAMDHGELLVNAHSRHTSLSNAGGNAGLYNHDIGLDKACQDDVSNERLSSIVSNELDNSMLKRPPVSRVLSSDVLLEAAPAPVVKQKNNIDDWRQNSAGNPMTNRMAETQTSAKKDMRFRRTSSCTDAAVSETSFIDMLKKPVPEADATNGAALESSDCSVQSGRSGKKKGKKGRQLDPALLGFKVSSNRILMGEIQRLED; encoded by the exons GATGAACACTGGACCGACAAAG ATCAAGCAACATCAGAGAGTAGCATACCTCTGTCCCCACAGTGGCTTTATGCCAAGCCAGTCGAGGCAAAGATATTGATTGGTGGCACATCAGGG GAAACGCGAGCACCAAACCCTATACCCCATGGAAACTCTACTGATCCCAATCAGAAAGATGGCTGGCGTTTAGATGGATCTCAGGACAAGAAAGACTGGAGGAGGACTGCTGCTGACATTGAAAGCAGTCGTCGCTGGCGTGAAGAGGAGAGAGAAACAGGCTTACTTGGTAGACGAGATCGCAGAAAAGAAGAACGTCGTGCTGATGCCATTCCTACAAGAGAAACTGCTGAGAGTAGAGCTTTAACTTCTTCTGATCGCTGGCATGATAATAACCGTAGTTCTGTGCATGAACCTCGGAGAGATAACAAGTGGTCATCAAGGTGGGGTCCTGAAGATAAAGAGAAGGATTCTCGAACTGAGAAGAGGACAGATGTGGAAAAGGAAGACCCTCATGTTGACAAGCAATCTTTTAGTGCCAACCGCACAGCCGCAGAGCGTGACAATGATTCACGTGATAAATGGAGACCACGGCATCGTATGGAAGTTCATGTAGGTGGATCAGCTACATATCGTACTGCACCAGGATTTGGATTGGAGAGAGGACGAGTGGAGGGTTCAAATGTGCGATTTGCTCCTGGACGAGGAAAGCCAAATGCTAGTGGACGTCTACAAATTGGCAGGCCTCTTTCTGCTGGTTCTAGTGGTTTTGTTCCGGGAGATAAGAATGACAATGTATTTGGGAAATCTGCGTATTGTTACCCAAGGGGAAAGCTTCTGGACATTTACCGCAAGCAAAATACAGTTCCTGCTTTTGATACCATACCTGTTGAGATGGAGCAAGTGCCCTCAATAACACAAGTAGACTCAATTGGGCCATTGGCTTTTGTGGCGCCTGATTCTGATGAAGAG GCTGTTCTTGGAGATATATGGAAGGGAAAAATCACTACCAGTGGAGTATTCTACAGCTCATTTAGAGAGAAGAATGTGGGATCAGATGAAAACCTTACAG gcaTTGGTGACTTAACACTGACTGAAGGGAAACAGGTTTCCTTGAATAATACTGAATTTGATTATGAATCTTTGGGAAAGACTGCTGATGATCAAGCATATCAAG gAGATCCACATAAAGAAGGTGAACAGGATTTTGTGTCCCCAATTGGTGTGGCAGTGACTGATGATTTGACTCCTGCAGTTTCAAATAGATATGATTTCAGCAGTTTGAGGGAGCTTGACAGTACTGGACATAATGAACTGAAGCCTCTTCAAAATCAGCAGTGGACAGATTCTGCTCCAAAACACTTGAAGTTGAAACACACTGAGGCAGCTTTGTCTTCTGAAATCAGTACCCAGCTTCCTGATGATTCAAGTTCTTTATTTGACTTCTCTTCTATAGAGAAAATTTCTAGTAGCAACCAGGACCTTTTAAAGGGCAATAATGTGGCCTTCTCATTAGAAAGGACTATCCCACCTGAGGAGTTAAGTTTATGTTATTGTGATCCTCAAGGGGTAACTCAGGGACCTTTTCTGGGAATTGACATCATTTCATGGTTTGAGCAAGGATTTTTTGGAGCTGACTTACCTGTACGATTGTCAGATGCTCCTGATGGGTCTCCTTTTCAAGAACTTGGCGAGATCATGCCACATCTGAAAAATAAAGCTAGGTCTGCCTCCAGCTCTGATCTAGTTACCAAGTCAGAAAAATCTGATGCTTTTGGAGATGGATTGGGAGAGAGTATTCCTGACCTTGCTTCAGCCAAGGTTTCAGCTGTCTTGAATGATCAGCAGTGGGAATCTTCTGTATTTGAGGATAGCTCAGGTGTTTATGTTCAGCCAAGAATACCTAAACAGGAGTGTCCTGTTGAACCCCAGTATACTGAAGATCAAGGCTTCCAAAATTTTGTTGCACTTGATGAGA AAGTCGCCTTTCTTGGAGAGTCTGCAACTAGCAGTGGCAATATGAGGAAACTCTCTGCTAATGTTCATGGTTCATTTCCTGATTTGAGCAGCCGCCCATCTTTCGCAAATGAATTTGCAGAAACTGGTGTGTCTATGGATAATGATGATAAGTTGCATCCCTTTGGTCTGTTAATGTCTGAGCTCAGAGGCTCCCACATGAGGTCTAGTCAGTCATCAAATTTACCTTCAAATATAGGTGATCAGAGTCACTTTATAGATACCTTGCATGAGAGAGATGCCCTGTTGCCCAGACAGAGTTCATTAGGTGCTGTGTCTGATCAATCTCTTGTTGCAGAGACATGGTCTGATGATTATAGAAGAAATATATGTTCTAACTCCAGTGTTCATCAAGGTGCCATAGATGCCCGGCATTTATCTCGCATGGAGCAAGAATTCAGTGGCTATGACTTGGCAGAGCACCTGATGCCACAAAAGTTGCAAAAGGAACAACTTCAACCACAGAACCGTCCATCTCCTCATCCCACATCTCATTTTATTGGATCAGGTGTGGAGCAATTTCCTGGTTTTTCTTTTAGTCAGAGCAAGAACCCTGTTCTCCAACAGTCAGTCCACCATCCAGCACAAGATATGGAACATCTTTTGGAGCTTAAGTTACAACATCAGCGAGAGTTTGAGCTTCATCAACGACATCAGTTTCATCAACAGCAGCTTCATCACCACCAAATGAAattgcagcagcagcagcagcagcagcagctgcAGCAGTCTCATATTCAACAATTGCTTCTTGAACAGTTGCGGCATCATCACATGTCTGATCCGGGTTTTGGGCAGTCAAAGATGGACCTTATGGGAGACAACATGCTTGATCAGGCTTTGTTGAGGAAAGGCCTTCTCCATGAATTGCAGCAGAATTCGTTTGCTTCAAGGCACCTGGATCCATCTCTAGAACAGATCATTCAAGCAAAGATTGGTCAGAATGCACATAGAGGACGACCAAATGATTTATTGGAGCTCATATCACAGGTGAAGCATGGGAATGCATTCCCTTCAGAACAGCAGCTTCGTTTTCACCAAGAACAGTTGCATGCAAGGCAGTTATCTCTGGCATTGAGGCAGCAGATGGGGATTGAGGGAGAGAGGCGTGCTGGTGGGCTCTGGCCAGTTGATGAAGCTGATCAATTCATCAGGACTTCTGCTGGCCGTCACCAAGCTCAGTTGGCAGGGTTGAACCCTTTAGAATTTTACCAGCAACAGCAGAGGCTTTCCTCCCATGAAGAACAACTAAGCCAACTTAAACGGAATCTTGCTGTACAGGAGCAACTACAACGAGGGTTTTATGAGCCTACTTCTGTTGCATTTGAGAGGCCGATGCCTTCTGGTGCTCCTGGGATGAACTTGGATAATGTAAATGCTCGTTTTCAAGGTCTAGACATTCAAGATCGGCATCCTTATATGCATTCCATTGACCCCATGGGTTCTTTCTCTTCTGGTATCCCATCTCAACACCACCAAGTTTCAGACTGGTTACATGCTTCTCATCCAGATGCAATTGAGTCCCGCTCCAGGAACAATGGGCGGTCAGAAAATTGTTGGCTAGAACCAGGGATGAAACAATTACATTTTGAAGTTGAGCGACGGAAGATGGAGCCTGAAGTTTCTGTAGCTTCTACAGATTCAAGTTTATGGGCTTTGGCTGGAGATGATGAGGAAAAATCAAAGAGAGTTTTGATGGACATGCTCCACCAAAAACTGAATCTTCAATCTACACAGTCATCAGAAGTGGACCATCAACATTCTATATCATCTTATAAAAGTCGGGATTCGTTTGGACTATTTCCTGAGTCAAGTTCTTCAAATCTTCCTCCTAATCTTCTACCAGATCAAATAGTCAGTCTAAACAACACATTAACAGAAGGGTCCCCAAATTCCAATTCAAGCAACTTGCGGCAAAATCATTTACTTAATGTTTATGCGAATGAGCAATTTAACAATTTGGAAAACAGGGAAAGATTTCCCCTTAGATCTAATTCTGGAGCATTAGGAGAACAGCCATTATTTTCAAGCACACTAGAGACTTCTCAGATTGGTTTTGTGGACTCTAGCTCGATTGGGAATTCATCAATGGGCAAAGAATTCTCAGAGCTGGAGGGAAAGAAAGGGAAGAAGCGTGGGTCCAAAAGCAGAACGGAAATGAGCCGGTCAGTTTCAGAGATTGAAGGTAACTTATCTGAGCAAGCTGAAGATGCCATGGATCATGGGGAGCTGCTAGTAAATGCCCATAGCAGGCATACATCACTGAGCAATGCTG GTGGAAATGCAGGCTTATACAACCATGACATTGGATTAGATAAAGCATGCCAAGATGATGTTTCTAATGAAAG GCTATCATCTATTGTATCCAATGAGCTTGATAATTCAATGCTTAAACGCCCACCAGTTTCTCGAGTCTTGTCTTCAGATGTTCTGTTGGAGGCGGCCCCAGCTCCAGTTGTCAAGCAGAAAAACAATATAGATG ATTGGAGACAGAATTCTGCTGGGAATCCAATGACGAACAGGATGGCTGAAACTCAGACATCTGCCAAGAAAGACATGCGGTTTAGGCG